One genomic segment of Hordeum vulgare subsp. vulgare chromosome 2H, MorexV3_pseudomolecules_assembly, whole genome shotgun sequence includes these proteins:
- the LOC123430022 gene encoding uncharacterized protein LOC123430022: MINLFLAPVNQSRSPVPQGERRQGGDSRHHGRSRKKIYHVISIPGSVARAAASLPSLPPPSSIAADASSSLARWYGLPLLLSMTALIRAPPDAKFHLSPPPATHGDRRVAPSPTTPGTPWRPVSWSPWLPAFSPRPHGRHPHGGCCCVEKGAKVDLPFWLAHGMLSLEQAVSINVPHCFTQKRQWQEHIVKRKRMRRNVWFSFNLCGTLFMCDCAFVGTFLCALALAAVFCCAHVKLF; this comes from the exons ATGATTAATTTATTTCTTGCCCCTGTCAACCAGTCACGATCCCCTGTGCCCCAAGGAGAACGGCGACAAGGCGGCGACAGTCGTCACCATGGAAGAAGTCGCAAGAAGATCTACCACGTCATCTCCATTCCGGGATCAgtcgcccgcgccgccgcctccctgccctctttgccgccgccgtcgtccaTTGCCGCGGACGCCTCCTCCTCGCTGGCGAGATGGTACGGCCTCCCCTTACTCCTATCTATGACGGCTCTAATCCGTGCTCCTCCggatgccaagtttcatctttCGCCACCTCCTGCCACTCATGGCGACCGCCGCGTCGCCCCCTCACCCACCACGCCCGGGACCCCATGGCGGCCCGTGTCCTGGTCCCCATGGCTACCGGCCTTTTCCCCTCGCCCCCATGGCCGGCATCCCCATGGCGGCTGCTGCTGT GTTGAAAAGGGTGCTAAAGTAGACCTTCCATTTTGGCTTGCGCATGGAATGCTGTCTCTGGAACAAGCGGTGTCAATAAATGTACCTCATTGCTTCACCCAGAA gcggcaatggcaagagcatattgtgaagaggaagaggatgagaagaaacgtGTGGTTCTCATTCAATCTTTGTGGAACTCTCTTTATGTGTGATTGTGCATTTGTTGGAACCTTTCTCTGTGCACTTGCACTTGCAGCAGTATTCTGTTGtgcacatgtaaaattattttga